From Brachionichthys hirsutus isolate HB-005 chromosome 7, CSIRO-AGI_Bhir_v1, whole genome shotgun sequence, the proteins below share one genomic window:
- the ggps1 gene encoding geranylgeranyl pyrophosphate synthase, with protein MASDTQTTSERILLEPYKYLLQLPGKQVRTKLSQAFNHWLNVPEDKLQVIIEVTEMLHNASLLIDDIEDSSTLRRGFPVAHSIYGVPSVINSANYVYFLGLERVLTLEQPEAVRVFTKQLLELHRGQGLDIHWRDTYACPTEQEYRGMVLQKTGGLFGLAVGLMQLFSGWKRELKPLLDTLGLFFQIRDDYCNLSSREYGENKSFCEDLTEGKFSFPVIHAIWSRPESTQVQNILRQRTENVDIKRYCVDYLEKVGSFAYTRQTLRDLEAESCRLIGELGGNPQLESLVRQLSRMHHEAEAAAAAGGSGAEPAPTDIAPR; from the exons ATGGCCAGTGACACACAAACCACCTCAGAACGAATTCTGCTGGAGCCGTACAAGTACTTGCTGCAGCTACCAG GAAAGCAAGTGAGGACTAAACTATCCCAGGCGTTTAACCACTGGCTTAATGTTCCAGAGGACAAACTGCAG GTGATCATCGAGGTGACCGAGATGCTTCACAACGCCAGCTTGCTCATAGACGACATCGAGGACAGCTCCACGCTGCGGCGAGGCTTCCCGGTGGCCCACAGCATCTACGGCGTTCCCTCCGTCATCAACTCGGCGAACTACGTCTACTTCCTGGGCCTGGAGAGGGTGCTGACCCTGGAGCAGCCGGAGGCCGTGCGAGTGTTTaccaagcagctgctggagctgcaccGGGGTCAGGGTCTCGACATCCACTGGAGGGACACCTACGCCTGTCCCACGGAGCAGGAGTACCGCGGCATGGTGCTGCAGAAGACCGGGGGGCTCTTCGGCCTGGCCGTGGGGCTGATGCAGCTCTTCTCGGGGTGGAAGCGGGAGCTGAAGCCCCTCCTGGACACGCTCGGACTCTTCTTCCAGATCCGCGACGACTACTGCAACCTGAGTTCTCGCGAGTACGGCGAGAACAAGAGCTTCTGCGAGGACCTGACGGAGGGCAAGTTCTCGTTCCCCGTCAttcacgccatctggtcccgtcCGGAGAGCACCCAGGTGCAGAACATCCTGAGGCAGCGCACGGAGAACGTGGACATCAAGCGGTACTGCGTGGACTACCTGGAGAAGGTCGGCTCCTTCGCCTACACCCGGCAGACGCTGCGGGACCTGGAGGCCGAGTCCTGCCGCCTCATCGGGGAGCTGGGGGGGAACCCGCAGCTGGAAAGCCTCGTCAGGCAGCTGAGCCGGATGCATCACGAAGCcgaagcggcggcggcggcgggggggtcCGGGGCTGAGCCGGCCCCCACTGACATCGCCCCACGCTAG